The DNA segment GAGTAATATATTATCATGTGAATGTCAAAAACAAAAAGTTGAAGAGTTGAAATACCCTTTCGGGCACAAGAGGGAAGAAGGTGACAGGTATCAGGAGGCAGGAGGCAAATTAGTTGAAAGTTGAAAGTCGAAAGTAAATACAGCTCGGCGAGGGGCGAGGGGCAGTTGGCGAGTGGTGGGAGCGCTTAGTTGAAAGTCGAAAGAAAAATCGAAGCTCTCGGCCAGGGGCGAGTGGCAAGAGGCAATCGTACTTTTAGAATTTGTCCTGGCTGACCAGGCGGGCGAAGTGCTCGAAAGAGCGGTCAAAAGTGCGTTCGGCATCCGCGGGAAACGCGCAGGCCGGCAGTTCACGCATGCGCAGGTGGTAGGTGATGCAATCGCAGCACACACCTTTGCGGGAGCAGGGATCATACGTACAATTGCATTTTTCCAGGTTTCGTTCTTTTTTGCATTCCATGGTAGGGAAATTATACCCCGGGCATAGAGCAATTTGAATAGCTCGAAGGGGACAGGTAGAAGGTTGCAGGTGACAGTAGACAGTTTAAGGACGATTCGCGAACCGCCCCTTCACTACATCTTCTCGTCAACTTTCTTGAGCCACACAGCACGAATGATATCCAGGGCTACGGGCGTGCAGTTGTGGGTGGAGTTGGCCAGTACAGCCACGCCCCAGCTCTGTTCGGGATTGAAGAGCAGGATACTGCGGGTGCCCCCGGTTCCGCCATCGTGGGCCACGCAATCCAGGCCGTCGCCGAAATTCAGGATGTGCCAGCCCACCGCCATGAAGTTGGCATCTTTGCCTTTTTCCAGCGGCAGCACCGGCCGGATCATGCGCTGGAAGGTTTTTCCCATATCATGGGGTAATGTTCCCAACTGGCAGGCGAGAAAACGGGCCAGGTCACGGGCGTTGGATTTGAGGGCGCCCGCCGCATACAGGGATTTGAAATCCCATACCGGGACGGGAATGCCTTTGTCGTCGTGGGGTTTGGCCATGCTGTTTATTTCCGCTTCGGTGAGCTGCATGCGGGTGTGTTTCATTTCCAATGGGCCCAACACGTAGTGGTCCAGCAGGGCCTGGTAATTTTTCCCGCCGACCCGCTCCAGGAGCAGGCCCAACAGGCCGAACCCGGCGTTCGAATAGGCGTAAGTGGTTCCCGGGGCATTGATCGGTTCAAAGATCTTGAGGAATTCATTCAGGTTTTCCGCCGTATATGCGGCATAAGGATTGAGATGGTCGGCGGGCATGAAGTTGTAGGGCATGCGCGGCAATCCCGATGAATGGATGGCCAGGTGCAGCAGGGTGACCGGCTCTTCGTGGGGCCGGGGCAATACCACGTCCGCGGGCAGGTAGGTCTGCACTGTTGCGTCAGTACCGATCACGCCCACATCCTGCATGCGGCACATCAGCAAAGCGGTAAACACCTTGGTCAACGAACCGATTTCAAAATGGGTATCCGCGGTGACGAGCAGGCCTTCTTTTTGCGTGCACCCGTGCGCGTAAAAGCGCGCGCCCTCCTTGTCAACCAGGACCGCAACGATGCCTGGGCTTTTGGCGTCCCCGTCCACCCATACCGACAGCAGGCTCTCGACCGCTGCTTTTTCTTTTGTGTCGTTATCCGCCGCCACGCTTGCGCACGGAAGCAAAACAGCTAAGCAAAGAATCCCCAAAATCGGTCTCATGTCCGTCTCTCTCGGATATTGGATTGCCCCGGAACCGGGCTGGGACAGAGATTCTATCACGATTAGACAAAAGGGAAAACCAGGCCATTCCGTGCACCTGGGGACGGTGCTTGCCCTAGCCCCCTGGCCACTCGCCAATAGCCATTAGCCTCCCTTCCTGCCTGTCTCCTGCCTCCTGTCTTTTGCTTTTTTCCGTGTGTTCCGTGGTTCTATTCAATATCCGGAATCGGTGTTCTCTTTTTTCAATTTCTTGACTTCCCGGGCGTTTCCCTGCCTTTACCTGTATCTCACATCCTTGATGGAAACGGAAAAGAATGCATATTTGGAATATCGATACTCCACCGCGTAATGCGGCATAAGCACATCACCCAACTTGAGGCGTTCGGTCAGGAAGGAGCGTGACGGGAAATTCAATCCCCCTTTCTGCACCTCAAACCAGTGAACATCTTTTATGACTGCATCTTCAAAACCCAGATCAAGGGACGCCCGGCGCCGCCCTTCGTGTCCGATAATGGAGGACTGGTTAAACTCGATTCGTATGACGGATCCATCGTGAGGATAGACCAGGGCCGTGCCCTCAAGTTGAAAATCCCCCTTTTGTGGGGCCTTCTTTCTTATATCTATCAGCAGATATGCTTTTCCATTTAAAGATTCGTTCCTCAGAATCCGATAGTTATATTTCCCCTGGTTTTCCCGTCCCAGCAGATCGACTACGGCAAAAGTTTTCAAATGAGACTGAAAAACGGTTTTCTGTTTGGCGTTACGCTTGTTCATCTTCAAACCGTTGAGCGATAACAACTTTCTCTGTTCAACAATCGTCTTATTATTGCCAATAATCTGAAAATCATAACGATATTGGTTCTTTCCGGCATAAGGCATATTCGGCCAAGTGGATTCGATCACATCCTCAATGCAGACGTATCGGAACGCGGCGGTTTCCAGTTTTTCCGCATATTCCGCGGATTTTTTCAGTACACTCACCAAGGTCTCGTTGCGATCCGGCATTACAGCCAATTCAGCCTCCGCCTGCTCTCCGGCCTTTTTTTCGTTCCGATCCCGCTCCACCACCTTGTTTTCTGTCCAACCGGAGGTAATACCGGCCACTTCTCCCTGCAGTTGTTTCTCTAATTCAGGATTCAAGCGCATGGCCTTCCGGTAGCCTTCAACAGCCGATTCCTTCTGGTTGAGCAGCAAATGAACATCGGCAATCTTGACGAGCAATTGATCTTTATTCGGCGGCTCCTGTTCCAACGCTTCCATAAAGAAAGGCAGCGCTTTTCTGAACTCAAAGCGATGAAGTTTAATATCTCCCAAATTCTCCAACGCCTGGCGGATTTGTACGGGATCCTGGGAATACCTGGCCAGGTTCAGCCCCCTTTCAGCTACTTCCAGGGCGGAGTCCAGGTCGCCCAGAAGGACGTACTTACTGGCCAGCGCAATATTGAACAAGCTTCCGCCCATATCCATTTTTGCGATTTCATCAAGCTTGTGCCTGGCTTCCATGATTTTGCCCGACTGTCGCAAATTTTCCGCTTCCTCCAACAGATTCTGAAGTATGAACCGTGGATCAGCGATCAATCCGCACTCGGCGATGGGAATGTTTTTTGCCGTACACGTAATCTTTCCCTTTCGAGTCAGAAAGCCTTGCGCCGAAATGGTCAAGCCGAGCTCTTCGTTTTTGAACAGCAGGTTTCTGAACCCCCAACGGCCATTCGAATCCGCCGCTTTCTGAATGGTGCCGATCCTTTCGTTCTCAATTGCAACCAGGGCCCCGGCAACAGGGGCTCCCGCTCTATCGGTCACCTTGCCCGAGATGGTACGAAATTCAAGCGCATGAAGGTGGGTACGCTTGGGATCAGGAATCTCTCTTTGCGCCATTAGAGCCGCACCACTCAGAACAGACAAAGCAACCATGACCTGGGTAACCAAAAGCGTTTTAATCCTGATTTGAATCCCCTGAAAGCATCTCATTTTCTCACTCCCCTTTGTTACTACTTATCATTGTACTATTTAACGTATCTATCAATGGTCTGGTTGACAACCAATTTGCTTGAACTGATTCGTCCTTTCTACAGACAGCAATCCGTTTGAGAGACAAAGGGAGGTTCGCAAACGGCCCCTCCACCACCTGGCTCCTTTTTCAAACTCTCCAACTTTCCAACTCCCCAACTTTACAAACAGCAATGGTTTGACTGTTCTTGCCCGCTCCAATACAATCAGGGTTTGTTGCTGAATTGGAGGCTCGATGGACAAAAGAACCATGCTGAACCTGGGGTTCGCGGTACCCGGGGTGTTCTGGGCCACGCTGCTGATCAGCGGCCGCTTCTATCCGGGCTACAACTCCGCCCGCAACCTGGTGAGCGAGCTGGGCGCCCTGGACGCGCCCACGCGCTGGATATTCAACCCGGGCATGCTGATCTGTGCCGTTCTGAGCGTGGTTTTCGTGCTGGGGCTGGTGCGGGCTGCCCGGCAGGCGGAGCTGTCTACCCTGCCCGCCTGGCTGCTGTTGGTTCACGGCGTGTCCTTGGCCGGGGCGGCCCTGTTTCCCCTGCCGCTGCCCATGCACGGTCAAGCCGGCATGTTGGCGATGCTGCTGCCCCTCTCTCCCCTGTTGGCATTGATGCTGTGGCGTCCTGCCGGCAACGGCCGCCTCAAGCTGACCGCCGTCACTTCCCTGGTGTTGATCGGCCTGGGATTTTCGGTACTCTTTCCCGATTTCCTGCCCGAGCTGGCGGGCCTCAAGCAACGGGTCGCCCACCTGGGCTGGACCGTGTGGTTTGCCGGATTGGGAGCCGTCATCAGTAGAAAGTGAAAACACCCTCTACTTTTTAATAACAAACTTGAAACTGCCGGGGAACTGCCTCCATGATTGAGATTCCACCCCGTTACGCCTGCTGCCCGTATAACTGCTTCGTCCCTCCAGCATAATAATCTCCACAA comes from the Candidatus Aminicenantes bacterium genome and includes:
- a CDS encoding cytosolic protein; protein product: MECKKERNLEKCNCTYDPCSRKGVCCDCITYHLRMRELPACAFPADAERTFDRSFEHFARLVSQDKF
- a CDS encoding class A beta-lactamase-related serine hydrolase, producing the protein MRPILGILCLAVLLPCASVAADNDTKEKAAVESLLSVWVDGDAKSPGIVAVLVDKEGARFYAHGCTQKEGLLVTADTHFEIGSLTKVFTALLMCRMQDVGVIGTDATVQTYLPADVVLPRPHEEPVTLLHLAIHSSGLPRMPYNFMPADHLNPYAAYTAENLNEFLKIFEPINAPGTTYAYSNAGFGLLGLLLERVGGKNYQALLDHYVLGPLEMKHTRMQLTEAEINSMAKPHDDKGIPVPVWDFKSLYAAGALKSNARDLARFLACQLGTLPHDMGKTFQRMIRPVLPLEKGKDANFMAVGWHILNFGDGLDCVAHDGGTGGTRSILLFNPEQSWGVAVLANSTHNCTPVALDIIRAVWLKKVDEKM
- a CDS encoding DUF998 domain-containing protein: MDKRTMLNLGFAVPGVFWATLLISGRFYPGYNSARNLVSELGALDAPTRWIFNPGMLICAVLSVVFVLGLVRAARQAELSTLPAWLLLVHGVSLAGAALFPLPLPMHGQAGMLAMLLPLSPLLALMLWRPAGNGRLKLTAVTSLVLIGLGFSVLFPDFLPELAGLKQRVAHLGWTVWFAGLGAVISRK